One window of the Rosa rugosa chromosome 3, drRosRugo1.1, whole genome shotgun sequence genome contains the following:
- the LOC133740963 gene encoding uncharacterized protein LOC133740963 — MSSGKAKNGDLQLVARPERKLMQPPKPPTPPPASTALVEYTPPVFKEEEEDLEIKLRRILENVPVRVSNTSGSSAGSGSGDFHQYRQMRRKEQDRLARMEVDYQKRKEEAEFNMRREERLKAAEERTAKKRLKRQKKKQKKKEKRMKTNSGGEENHQKEESSDDDKNSDGDASD, encoded by the exons ATGTCGTCCGGAAAAGCCAAAAACGGGGACTTGCAGCTGGTGGCGCGGCCCGAGAGGAAGCTAATGCAACCGCCAAAGCCTCCAACACCGCCGCCGGCGTCGACGGCGCTCGTGGAGTACACGCCGCCGGTGTtcaaggaggaggaagaggatcTTGAGATCAAGCTCCGGCGGATTCTCGAAAACGTGCCCGTCCGAGTCAGCAACACTTCCGGTAGTTCCGCCGGTTCCGGCTCCGGTGACTTTCATCAG TATCGGCAGATGAGACGGAAAGAACAAGACAGGCTTGCTAGAATGGAGGTTGACTAtcagaaaaggaaagaagaggCAGAGTTCAATATGAGACGGGAGGAAAGATTGAAAGCAGCCGAAGAGCGGACAGCAAAGAAGCGTTTGAAACGTcaaaagaagaagcagaaaaagaaagagaagagaatgAAAACAAATTCAGGTGGTGAAGAGAATCATCAGAAAGAAGAATCCTCTGACGATGACAAGAACTCTGATGGTGATGCTTCAGACTGA
- the LOC133737141 gene encoding uncharacterized protein LOC133737141 has translation MESLLPNHTRGGLGGVLRDEQGHFKAAFALPVCNVASAKHVELLAVKQGLQLLQSFPNQEVVIETDCLEATSDIANPGYEMLEFPGVLDDIRTALKAQIEVKIRFAPRTCNAVAHRLASLGFEDNYNTIWSHVPPDCILDLLQSDRNQM, from the coding sequence ATGGAAAGCTTACTTCCAAATCACACCAGAGGTGGTCTTGGTGGAGTGTTGCGTGATGAGCAAGGCCATTTCAAAGCAGCTTTTGCACTACCAGTGTGCAATGTTGCGTCAGCTAAACATGTTGAGCTGTTAGCAGTGAAACAAGGGCTGCAGCTACTTCAGTCCTTCCCTAATCAAGAAGTCGTAATTGAGACAGATTGCTTGGAAGCCACTAGTGATATAGCCAACCCAGGGTATGAAATGCTTGAGTTTCCTGGAGTGTTGGATGATATACGCACAGCTCTAAAGGCTCAGATCGAAGTAAAGATACGCTTTGCACCAAGAACTTGCAACGCAGTAGCACATAGATTGGCTAGTTTAGGCTTTGAAGACAATTACAATACCATTTGGTCTCATGTACCTCCGGATTGCATTCTGGATCTTCTACAATCAGATCGTAACCAAATGTAA
- the LOC133738847 gene encoding reticulon-like protein B11 gives MGDSMPPRRISVHQALGGGAVADVLLWRNWSGGIVVLTSATASWYLFERAGYNLLSFGANVLLLLVVILFFWAKSASLLNRPLPPLPDMEISEASVMKVADTLHVWINRGLSIARDIAIGRNFKLFLQVSVFLWVASYIGSIFNFLTLAYVGVLISLSVPVLYDKFQRHIDEKLSVANRSIQTQYRKLDESILKKITMQSHKEKKVQ, from the exons ATGGGAGACTCTATGCCTCCGCGTCGCATTTCCGTTCATCAAGCTCTCGGCGGTGGCGccg TTGCTGATGTGCTGCTGTGGAGGAATTGGAGTGGAGGAATCGTAGTGCTGACATCTGCAACGGCGTCGTGGTATCTATTTGAGCGAGCCGGTTACAATCTCTTGTCCTTTGGGGCCAATGTTCTACTGCTTCTTGTGGTTATCCTCTTCTTTTGGGCCAAATCTGCTTCACTTCTCAATAG ACCTTTGCCTCCTCTTCCTGATATGGAAATATCTGAGGCGTCTGTCATGAAGGTTGCTGATACACTGCATGTTTGGATTAATCGTGGACTCTCTATTGCGCGAGACATTGCTATTGGCAGGAATTTCAAGCTCTTTCTTCAG GTTTCTGTTTTCTTGTGGGTAGCATCTTACATTGGAAGTATCTTCAACTTCCTTACTCTTGCCTACGTTG GGGTTCTAATCAGTCTTTCAGTGCCCGTCTTATATGATAAGTTTCAGCGCCACATTGATGAGAAACTCTCTGTAGCAAATAGATCAATACAAACGCAGTACAGGAAACTTGATGAGAGCATCCTAAAGAAGATAACAATGCAATCACACAAGGAGAAGAAGGTGCAGTAG
- the LOC133738846 gene encoding protein TIC 21, chloroplastic: MQTLLSPAARSGLFPSAPPQAAPARPSAYHLPLRSIPACHVPNLSLSPSSPLNHRRSNLSLATIVRASSTPVSQTFASPGDEAEKAKLLQVAKRLESTARYFKRLGSLGFWGQLVCTVVAAVILSFSVVVTGKISSPPTFYATAGGIVAAFISVFWSFGYIRLSDKLRKTASDPAKAPSRADVIKSLRNGIGLNLLGMGAAVLGMQATVGILVAKALTSSATPYYQGISPGYSPVLALDVFLVQASANTILSHFLGLVFSLELLRSVSLPPAEGSPIPRMA; the protein is encoded by the exons ATGCAAACACTCCTATCGCCGGCAGCTCGCTCCGGCCTCTTCCCGTCGGCGCCACCTCAGGCCGCTCCGGCTCGTCCCTCCGCGTATCACCTCCCTCTACGATCAATCCCCGCCTGCCACGTCCccaacctctctctctccccttcctCTCCTCTAAATCACAGACGATCAAACCTCTCCTTAGCCACTATTGTAAGGGCCTCTTCTACTCCTGTTTCTCAGACTTTCGCTTCCCCCGGCGACGAAGCCGAAAAGGCCAAGCTCCTCCAG GTAGCTAAGAGGTTAGAGAGCACAGCGAGGTATTTCAAGAGGTTGGGTAGCCTAGGGTTTTGGGGACAGCTGGTGTGCACTGTTGTGGCTGCTGTGATTCTTTCGTTTTCGGTTGTTGTAACTGGGAAGATTTCTTCGCCGCCTACATTTTATGCCACTGCCGGTGGGATTGTTGCCGCCTTCATTTCTGTGTTTTGGTCATTCGGGTACATTCGTCTATCGGATAAGCTTCGGAAAACTGCAAGTGACCCTGCTAAG GCCCCTTCTCGTGCTGATGTTATCAAAAGCTTAAGGAATGGCATTGGACTGAACCTTTTGGGTATGGGTGCTGCTGTTCTTGGTATGCAAGCCACAGTAGGAATATTGGTTGCTAAGGCTCTTACGTCCTCAGCAACTCCATATTACCAGGGTATCTCTCCTGGCTACAGTCCTGTTCTTGCATTGGATGTATTCTTGGTGCAG GCATCCGCAAACACTATCCTTTCACATTTCTTGGGGCTTGTTTTCTCATTAGAGCTGTTGCGCTCAGTGTCATTGCCACCTGCAGAAGGCAGTCCCATTCCTAGGATGGCTTAA